In a genomic window of Pseudomonas mohnii:
- a CDS encoding MlaA family lipoprotein has product MAKYLLLIAALLCAGVANADNSKANAPVVVDSDGFKEPLSKLKINPGLDQREFERSTLSALNVYDPLEEWNRRVYHFNYRFDQWVFLPVVNGYRYVTPGFLRTGVSNFFNNLGDVPNLLNSLLQFKGQRSMEITGRLLLNTTIGVAGLWDPATAMGLPRKNEDFGQTLGFYGVPGGAYFVLPILGPSNLRDTGGLVVDFSAESAINYLNVSEVSSNHPEIWVLRAIDKRYQTSFRYGQLNSPFEYEKVRYVYTESRKLQIAE; this is encoded by the coding sequence GTGGCTAAATACCTCCTGCTTATCGCTGCGTTACTCTGTGCAGGCGTGGCCAACGCCGACAACAGCAAAGCCAACGCCCCGGTGGTGGTCGACAGTGACGGCTTCAAAGAGCCCCTGAGCAAACTCAAGATCAACCCAGGCCTGGATCAGCGCGAGTTCGAACGATCCACGCTCAGCGCATTGAACGTGTATGACCCGCTGGAAGAGTGGAACCGCCGCGTCTACCACTTCAACTATCGGTTCGATCAGTGGGTGTTCCTGCCAGTGGTCAACGGCTATCGCTACGTCACACCAGGTTTCTTGCGCACGGGTGTCAGCAACTTCTTCAACAACCTCGGTGATGTTCCGAACCTGCTGAACAGCCTGTTGCAGTTCAAGGGCCAACGTTCGATGGAAATCACCGGGCGACTGCTGCTCAACACTACCATCGGCGTCGCCGGCCTGTGGGATCCAGCCACCGCCATGGGGCTGCCTCGCAAGAACGAAGACTTTGGTCAGACCCTGGGCTTCTATGGCGTGCCAGGCGGTGCGTATTTCGTATTGCCGATCCTTGGCCCGTCGAACCTGCGTGATACCGGCGGACTGGTGGTGGACTTCAGCGCGGAGTCGGCGATCAACTACCTGAACGTCTCAGAAGTCAGCTCCAACCATCCGGAAATCTGGGTGCTGCGCGCCATCGACAAGCGCTACCAGACCAGTTTCCGCTATGGCCAACTGAACTCGCCGTTCGAATACGAGAAGGTACGCTACGTGTACACCGAGTCGCGCAAGTTGCAGATTGCCGAGTAA
- a CDS encoding REP-associated tyrosine transposase → MPDLPASHRLRCGRYAESNRIYLLTTNTFRRTPVFESFTLGRLVVNQFRIAQHQGIANSLAWVVMPDHFHWLVELQQGSLGDLMQKTKSLSTKAVNQSTGRKMTLWQKGFHDRALRREEDLVKVARYVVANPLRAGLVEKLGDYPLWDAKWV, encoded by the coding sequence ATGCCGGATTTACCTGCTTCACATCGCTTGCGATGCGGTCGCTACGCCGAATCAAACCGAATTTATCTTCTGACCACCAACACGTTTCGACGAACACCTGTGTTCGAGAGTTTCACGCTGGGCCGTCTGGTGGTGAATCAGTTCCGAATTGCGCAACATCAAGGCATTGCGAATTCACTAGCCTGGGTCGTCATGCCCGACCATTTCCATTGGCTGGTCGAGTTGCAGCAGGGATCGTTGGGTGACCTGATGCAAAAAACCAAATCACTGAGCACCAAAGCGGTAAATCAATCCACTGGCCGCAAGATGACTCTTTGGCAGAAGGGCTTTCATGACAGGGCGCTGCGACGGGAGGAGGATCTGGTCAAGGTGGCACGCTACGTCGTTGCCAATCCGTTGCGGGCGGGGCTGGTGGAAAAACTTGGCGACTATCCGCTGTGGGATGCTAAGTGGGTTTGA
- a CDS encoding glycosyl hydrolase family 17 protein, with protein sequence MQVTCAALLPDGLIMPATSRFPLFAYLFACLLGIFALSGFWYGLGKPVILPDVASATHKLQCASYTPFDKDQSPFDQPFKLRPERMDADLALLATRFECIRTYSMTGLEALPDLARKHGLKLMIGAWVNSNPVDTEKEVDLLIASANANPDVVSAVIVGNETLLRKEVTGAQLAKLINKVKSHVKQPVTYADVWEFWLKHPEIAPAVDFLTIHLLPYWEDDPSNIDAALQHVAEVRQVFGNKFAPKDVMIGETGWPSEGRQRETALPSRVNEAKFIRGFVAMAQQQGWHYNLIEAFDQPWKRASEGAVGGYWGLFDADRQDKGVLAGPVTNVPYWSQWLMAGGLIFLGTLILGGRVRSTRAALVLPLLGALAACAIGAWGDLARVTTRFGSEWLWVALLTALNLLVLAHAALTLSPRTGWRGWAFNGLERRAGWWVATTGFAAAVMMLELVFDPRYRSFPSVAFIVPALVYLCRPVNVPRREIALLTFIIGAGIAPQLYREGLQNQQAWGWALVSVLMVAALWRCLRVRKR encoded by the coding sequence ATGCAGGTAACATGCGCCGCTTTGCTCCCAGACGGCCTGATCATGCCTGCGACATCTCGCTTCCCTTTGTTCGCTTATCTATTCGCCTGCCTGCTGGGCATCTTTGCCCTGAGTGGTTTCTGGTACGGCCTCGGCAAACCGGTGATTCTGCCGGACGTCGCCAGCGCGACGCACAAGCTGCAATGCGCCTCCTACACCCCCTTCGACAAGGACCAGTCGCCGTTCGATCAGCCGTTCAAACTGCGCCCCGAGCGCATGGACGCCGACCTCGCCCTGCTGGCGACCCGTTTCGAGTGCATTCGCACCTACTCGATGACCGGTCTTGAGGCGCTGCCGGACCTCGCGCGCAAGCACGGGTTGAAGCTGATGATCGGCGCCTGGGTCAACAGCAATCCGGTGGACACCGAAAAAGAAGTCGACCTGTTGATTGCCTCGGCCAACGCCAACCCGGATGTGGTGAGCGCGGTCATCGTCGGCAACGAAACCCTGCTGCGCAAGGAAGTCACCGGCGCGCAGCTGGCGAAGCTTATTAATAAAGTCAAAAGCCATGTCAAACAGCCTGTCACTTATGCCGATGTCTGGGAGTTCTGGCTCAAGCACCCGGAAATCGCGCCAGCCGTGGATTTCCTCACCATCCATTTGCTGCCCTATTGGGAGGACGATCCTTCGAACATCGACGCTGCCCTGCAACATGTGGCCGAAGTGCGCCAGGTGTTCGGCAACAAATTCGCGCCCAAGGACGTGATGATTGGCGAGACGGGCTGGCCAAGCGAGGGCCGCCAGCGTGAAACCGCTTTGCCGAGCCGGGTCAACGAGGCCAAGTTCATTCGCGGCTTCGTCGCCATGGCCCAGCAACAGGGCTGGCACTACAACCTGATCGAAGCCTTCGACCAACCGTGGAAGCGCGCCAGCGAAGGTGCAGTCGGCGGCTACTGGGGACTGTTCGATGCCGATCGTCAGGACAAGGGCGTGCTGGCCGGGCCGGTGACGAACGTGCCGTACTGGTCGCAGTGGCTGATGGCCGGTGGCTTGATCTTCCTCGGTACGCTGATCCTTGGCGGTCGCGTGCGCAGCACTCGCGCTGCGCTGGTATTGCCGCTGCTGGGGGCCTTGGCCGCCTGCGCGATAGGTGCCTGGGGTGACCTGGCGCGGGTCACCACGCGCTTTGGCAGTGAATGGCTTTGGGTTGCCTTGCTGACAGCGTTGAATCTGTTGGTGCTGGCCCATGCGGCGTTGACCCTGAGCCCGCGCACCGGTTGGCGTGGATGGGCGTTCAATGGGCTGGAACGACGAGCGGGTTGGTGGGTGGCGACCACAGGGTTTGCTGCTGCAGTGATGATGCTGGAACTGGTGTTCGATCCGCGTTATCGCAGCTTCCCGAGCGTCGCATTCATCGTGCCAGCATTGGTTTATCTGTGCCGTCCAGTCAATGTGCCGCGCCGCGAAATCGCCCTGCTGACCTTCATCATCGGTGCCGGTATTGCGCCACAACTGTATCGCGAGGGTTTGCAGAACCAGCAGGCCTGGGGCTGGGCGCTGGTGAGCGTGTTGATGGTAGCCGCGTTGTGGCGCTGCTTGCGGGTACGCAAACGCTGA
- a CDS encoding TetR/AcrR family transcriptional regulator, whose product MSTIRERNKQLILRAASEEFADKGFAATKTSDIAAKAGLPKPNVYYYFKSKENLYREVLESIIEPILQASTPFNPEGVPSEVLSNYIRSKIRISRDLPFASKVFASEIMHGAPHLSADLVEQLNSQAKHNIDCIQTWIDRGQIAPIDPNHLMFSIWAATQTYADFDWQITAITGKAKLDEEDYEAAAQTIIRLVLKGCEPD is encoded by the coding sequence ATGAGCACTATCCGCGAGCGCAACAAACAACTGATCCTGCGTGCCGCCAGTGAAGAGTTTGCCGACAAAGGCTTCGCTGCGACCAAAACCAGCGACATCGCAGCCAAGGCGGGATTGCCCAAGCCCAACGTCTACTACTATTTCAAATCCAAGGAAAACCTCTACCGCGAGGTTCTGGAAAGCATCATCGAGCCAATCCTGCAGGCTTCGACCCCCTTCAACCCCGAAGGCGTGCCCAGCGAAGTGCTGAGCAACTACATCCGCTCGAAAATCCGCATCTCCCGCGACCTGCCGTTTGCTTCCAAAGTGTTCGCCAGCGAAATCATGCACGGCGCCCCACACCTGAGCGCCGATTTGGTCGAACAGCTCAACAGCCAGGCCAAACACAACATCGACTGCATCCAGACCTGGATCGACCGCGGCCAGATCGCCCCGATCGACCCCAACCACCTGATGTTCAGCATCTGGGCCGCGACCCAGACCTACGCCGACTTCGACTGGCAAATCACCGCCATCACCGGCAAGGCCAAGCTGGATGAAGAAGATTATGAAGCGGCGGCGCAGACGATCATCCGCTTGGTGCTCAAAGGGTGTGAGCCGGACTAG
- a CDS encoding GlcG/HbpS family heme-binding protein: MSALTLKVAVNLVNEAITAGRAISAAPLTIAVLDAGGHLITLQREDGASLLRPHVAIGKAWGAIALGKGSRLLALDAQQRPAFIAALNSLGQGSVVPAPGGVLVRDQEGKVLGAVGISGDLSDVDEQCAITAIEASGLRADAGVVA; this comes from the coding sequence ATGAGCGCTTTAACCTTGAAAGTCGCAGTCAACCTGGTCAACGAGGCCATCACCGCGGGGCGTGCAATCAGCGCGGCACCGTTGACCATTGCGGTACTGGATGCCGGTGGGCATCTGATCACCCTGCAACGCGAAGACGGCGCCAGCCTGCTGCGCCCACACGTTGCGATTGGCAAAGCCTGGGGCGCCATTGCGCTGGGCAAAGGCTCGCGCCTGCTGGCGCTGGACGCGCAACAACGCCCGGCGTTTATCGCTGCGTTGAACAGCCTGGGGCAAGGCAGCGTCGTGCCGGCACCGGGGGGCGTGCTGGTTCGGGATCAGGAGGGGAAAGTGCTGGGGGCGGTAGGGATCAGCGGCGATCTGTCGGATGTCGATGAGCAGTGTGCGATCACTGCGATTGAGGCGTCGGGGTTGAGAGCGGATGCGGGGGTAGTGGCTTGA
- a CDS encoding serine/threonine protein kinase, translating to MLRSLRFAALFGGLILSASAMAVDIDAASYGYPLTNPFEATIATTPPDLRPELPLDDDIHQSDRSMTLRPERAFSLPDNFWAVKKLTYRIATQDKAAPLIFLIAGTGARYDSSINEYLKKLYYKAGYHVVQLSSPTSFDFISAASRFATPGITKEDAEDMYRVMQAVRAQNPGVPVTDYYLSGYSLGALDAAFVAHLDETRRSFNFKKVLLLNPPVNLYTSITNLDKLVQTEVKGINNTTTFYELVLNKLTRYFQQKGYIDLNDALLYDFQQSKQHLSNEQMAMLIGTTFRFSAADIAFTSDLINRRGLITPPKYPITEGTSLTPFLKRALQCDFDCYITEQVIPMWRARTDGGSLLQLIDQVSLYALKDYLHDSPKIAVMHNADDVILGPGDLGFLRKTFGDRLTLYPLGGHCGNLNYRVNSDAMLEFFRG from the coding sequence ATGCTCCGTTCCTTGCGCTTCGCTGCCCTGTTTGGCGGCCTGATACTAAGTGCGTCCGCAATGGCGGTCGATATCGACGCCGCCAGTTATGGCTACCCCTTGACCAACCCGTTCGAGGCGACCATTGCCACGACGCCACCGGACTTGCGCCCGGAGCTGCCGCTGGACGACGACATCCATCAGTCGGATCGCAGCATGACCTTGCGCCCAGAGCGGGCATTCAGCTTGCCGGACAACTTCTGGGCGGTAAAGAAACTCACTTACCGCATTGCCACCCAGGATAAAGCCGCACCGCTGATCTTCCTGATCGCCGGCACCGGCGCACGCTATGACAGCAGCATTAACGAATACCTGAAAAAGCTCTACTACAAGGCCGGCTATCACGTGGTGCAACTGTCGTCGCCCACCAGCTTCGACTTCATCAGTGCCGCCTCACGCTTCGCCACGCCGGGCATCACCAAGGAAGATGCCGAAGATATGTACCGGGTGATGCAAGCCGTACGTGCACAAAACCCCGGCGTCCCCGTGACCGATTACTACCTGAGCGGCTACAGCCTGGGCGCCCTGGATGCGGCCTTCGTCGCGCACCTGGACGAGACCCGCCGCAGCTTCAACTTCAAGAAAGTCCTTCTGCTCAATCCGCCGGTGAATCTCTACACCTCGATCACCAACCTCGACAAACTGGTGCAGACCGAGGTCAAGGGCATCAACAACACCACCACGTTCTACGAGCTGGTGCTGAACAAACTGACCCGCTACTTCCAGCAAAAAGGCTATATCGATCTCAACGATGCACTGCTCTACGACTTCCAGCAGTCCAAGCAGCACCTGAGCAACGAACAGATGGCCATGTTGATCGGCACTACGTTCCGCTTCTCGGCGGCCGACATTGCCTTCACCTCTGACCTGATCAACCGCCGGGGCCTGATTACCCCACCCAAGTACCCGATCACCGAGGGCACCAGCCTTACGCCTTTCCTTAAGCGCGCACTGCAGTGCGACTTCGACTGCTACATCACCGAACAGGTGATTCCGATGTGGCGCGCCCGCACCGATGGCGGCAGCCTGCTGCAACTGATCGATCAGGTCAGTCTGTACGCGCTGAAGGACTACCTGCACGACAGCCCGAAAATCGCCGTCATGCATAACGCCGACGACGTGATCCTCGGCCCTGGCGACCTCGGCTTCCTACGCAAGACCTTTGGCGATCGCCTGACCCTTTATCCGTTGGGCGGCCATTGCGGCAACCTTAACTACCGCGTCAACAGCGACGCCATGCTGGAGTTCTTCCGTGGCTAA
- a CDS encoding DUF808 domain-containing protein — MAGSSLLVLIDDIAAVLDDVALMTKMAAKKTAGVLGDDLALNAQQVSGVRAEREIPVVWAVAKGSFINKLILVPSALAISAFIPWLVTPLLMVGGAYLCFEGFEKLAHKFLHSTSEDQAEHAELVEAVADPAVDLVAFEKDKIKGAVRTDFILSAEIIAITLGTVAGAPLTQQVIVLSGIAIVMTIGVYGLVAGIVKLDDLGLWLTQKPGQMARRIGGGILRAAPYMMKSLSVIGTAAMFLVGGGILTHGVPVVHHWIEEVGAGAGGAGFIVSALLNAAAGIVAGAVVLAGVMAVSKVWKWLKG, encoded by the coding sequence ATGGCAGGAAGCAGTTTGCTGGTGCTGATCGACGACATCGCCGCCGTACTCGATGACGTGGCGTTGATGACCAAGATGGCCGCCAAGAAGACCGCCGGCGTGCTCGGGGACGATCTGGCGCTCAATGCGCAGCAGGTCAGCGGTGTGCGTGCCGAGCGGGAAATTCCGGTGGTATGGGCGGTTGCCAAGGGCTCGTTCATCAACAAGCTGATCCTGGTGCCATCGGCGCTGGCCATCAGCGCGTTCATTCCCTGGCTGGTCACGCCATTGTTGATGGTGGGCGGTGCTTACCTGTGTTTCGAAGGTTTCGAGAAACTCGCCCATAAGTTCCTCCACAGCACGTCTGAAGACCAGGCCGAGCACGCCGAACTGGTTGAGGCGGTAGCAGACCCTGCGGTCGACCTGGTGGCGTTCGAAAAGGACAAGATCAAGGGCGCCGTTCGTACCGACTTCATCCTGTCGGCGGAAATCATTGCCATCACCCTCGGCACCGTGGCCGGTGCGCCGCTGACCCAGCAAGTGATCGTGCTCTCGGGCATTGCCATCGTCATGACCATTGGCGTCTACGGGCTCGTGGCGGGCATCGTCAAGCTCGATGATCTGGGCCTGTGGCTGACGCAAAAGCCAGGGCAGATGGCCAGACGCATCGGTGGCGGTATTCTGCGCGCGGCGCCGTACATGATGAAAAGTCTGTCGGTAATCGGCACGGCGGCGATGTTTCTCGTCGGTGGCGGCATCCTGACCCATGGTGTGCCGGTGGTGCATCACTGGATCGAGGAGGTCGGCGCGGGGGCGGGCGGTGCCGGTTTTATCGTGTCGGCGTTGCTCAATGCGGCGGCAGGGATTGTGGCAGGGGCGGTGGTGTTGGCGGGGGTGATGGCTGTCAGCAAAGTCTGGAAATGGCTGAAGGGCTGA